The Asticcacaulis excentricus CB 48 genome includes a window with the following:
- the map gene encoding type I methionyl aminopeptidase: protein MTTDSDYITRTDRIKIHGPEGFEGMRRAGKVAADCLDMLIPYVVPGVKTSYLDDLAREFIFDHGALPACVFYRGYMHTVCISPNHVVCHGIPSEAKTLKDGDIVNIDVTAIIDGWHGDTSRMYEVGNVNAKARRLVDVTYESLHLGLAQIKPGNTFGDIAHAIQKYAEAQRCSVVRDFCGHGLGQVFHDNPNVLHFGRAGTGPVLEEGMFFTVEPMINLGRPEVKVLNDGWTAVTRDKSLTAQCEHSIGVTKDGLEIFTASDKFRPQPVS, encoded by the coding sequence ATGACCACAGATAGCGATTACATCACCCGCACCGACCGTATCAAAATCCACGGACCCGAAGGCTTCGAAGGTATGCGCCGCGCCGGCAAGGTGGCCGCCGACTGCCTCGACATGCTGATCCCCTATGTGGTGCCGGGCGTGAAGACCTCCTATCTGGATGATCTGGCACGCGAATTTATCTTCGATCACGGCGCGCTGCCCGCCTGCGTCTTCTATCGCGGCTATATGCACACCGTGTGTATTTCGCCCAACCACGTCGTCTGTCACGGCATCCCCTCGGAAGCCAAGACGCTTAAAGACGGCGATATCGTCAATATTGACGTCACCGCCATCATCGACGGCTGGCATGGCGACACCTCACGCATGTATGAGGTCGGTAACGTCAATGCCAAGGCCCGGCGTCTGGTCGATGTGACCTACGAATCCCTGCATCTGGGTCTGGCGCAGATCAAGCCCGGCAACACCTTCGGCGACATTGCCCACGCCATTCAGAAATACGCCGAAGCCCAGCGGTGCAGCGTGGTGCGCGACTTCTGCGGTCACGGTCTGGGGCAGGTCTTCCACGACAACCCCAATGTTCTGCACTTTGGCCGCGCGGGCACCGGTCCCGTGCTGGAAGAAGGCATGTTCTTCACGGTCGAGCCGATGATCAATCTCGGCCGCCCGGAGGTGAAGGTGCTCAATGACGGCTGGACCGCCGTGACGCGCGACAAATCGCTGACCGCGCAGTGCGAACACAGCATCGGCGTGACCAAGGACGGGCTGGAAATCTTCACGGCCTCGGACAAGTTCCGCCCGCAGCCGGTGAGCTGA
- a CDS encoding peptidoglycan-binding domain-containing protein codes for MRNWTLNTGVSLMALAVMACGTGAMAAKPAVKPASTPVLKDAPSAYGASGAQGVYMGEAKAPVVSPSSAKGDCPDGAVGGDHPDLPPAVVKEARPNQCYTRLMKAPVLETYAEKVLVEPERVETRTLPEEWRWAERQVVDQPQRVERKVIPAVTRKVMEERVVQQATWREEPVPPVFEKRTESVMVRPARQEWVRSEGIATGAALVTPGDHQPVRYRADGMLTWPGKEPVAIQGSAETTEYLQKGSAQTIWCLKEVPAEYRQVERMVEVQPATVRRIKVPAKVEKVERVIVEREEQVIEKVIPATYRTEKYKEVIKPARTESYTVAPVYKTVDKTRAVKAPEPVWREVLCERNTTPAKIKAIQVALKQRGYDPGPADGTLGTKTVAAMQKFQADQGLPQGQISVEAAEALGVKIH; via the coding sequence ATGAGGAACTGGACGCTGAACACCGGCGTGTCGCTGATGGCGCTGGCGGTCATGGCGTGTGGTACGGGCGCAATGGCGGCTAAGCCTGCGGTCAAACCGGCTTCCACCCCGGTCCTGAAGGATGCGCCCTCTGCCTATGGCGCATCCGGCGCGCAGGGCGTCTATATGGGTGAGGCGAAAGCCCCGGTCGTCAGCCCGTCGTCCGCGAAGGGCGACTGCCCCGATGGGGCTGTGGGCGGCGACCATCCGGACCTGCCGCCAGCCGTGGTCAAGGAGGCGCGTCCCAACCAGTGCTATACCCGTCTGATGAAAGCGCCGGTGCTGGAAACCTACGCCGAAAAGGTGTTGGTGGAGCCTGAGCGCGTCGAAACGCGCACCCTGCCTGAGGAATGGCGCTGGGCGGAGCGTCAGGTCGTGGATCAGCCGCAGCGCGTTGAGCGCAAGGTGATCCCCGCCGTGACGCGCAAGGTGATGGAAGAGCGCGTGGTTCAGCAAGCCACGTGGCGCGAGGAACCCGTACCGCCCGTTTTCGAAAAGCGCACGGAAAGTGTCATGGTGCGCCCGGCGCGTCAGGAATGGGTGCGCTCCGAAGGGATTGCCACCGGGGCCGCGCTGGTCACCCCCGGCGATCATCAGCCTGTGCGTTACCGCGCCGATGGTATGCTCACCTGGCCGGGTAAGGAGCCGGTGGCGATTCAGGGCAGCGCCGAAACGACCGAGTATCTGCAAAAGGGCTCGGCCCAGACGATCTGGTGCCTGAAAGAGGTGCCGGCCGAATATAGGCAGGTCGAACGGATGGTTGAGGTGCAGCCGGCGACGGTGCGCCGGATCAAGGTCCCTGCGAAGGTCGAAAAGGTTGAACGGGTCATTGTCGAGCGCGAAGAGCAGGTCATCGAAAAGGTGATCCCGGCCACCTATCGTACCGAAAAGTATAAGGAAGTTATCAAGCCGGCGCGCACCGAATCCTACACGGTCGCCCCGGTCTATAAGACGGTCGATAAGACGCGCGCCGTGAAGGCCCCTGAGCCGGTGTGGCGCGAAGTCCTGTGTGAACGCAACACCACCCCGGCCAAGATCAAGGCCATTCAGGTGGCCCTGAAACAGCGCGGCTACGATCCGGGTCCGGCCGATGGCACGTTGGGGACGAAGACGGTGGCGGCCATGCAGAAGTTCCAGGCCGATCAGGGCCTGCCGCAGGGCCAGATTTCGGTCGAGGCCGCTGAGGCCCTGGGCGTCAAAATACATTAA
- the radC gene encoding RadC family protein, with product MAEGEPPTTETTLPDHGGHRQRLRDRARRGGTSVLPDYEVLELILFRSIPQRDVKPLAKALLSRFGSLSAVLSAPLEDMLQVSALDNKGRSLKMTPDIALDLQLMFEATRRLMAEPLKRSTVISSWQALLSYLRVTLAHEPREQFRLLFLDKKNQLIADEIMNYGTVDHAPAYPREIMRRALELSASSVILVHNHPSGDPMPSQGDIDMTKANIAAGKPLKIAIHDHLIVGREGVLSMKQVGAI from the coding sequence ATGGCTGAGGGGGAGCCGCCGACAACCGAAACCACCCTGCCTGATCACGGCGGCCATCGCCAGCGGCTGCGCGACCGGGCACGCCGCGGGGGAACGTCGGTCCTGCCCGATTACGAGGTGCTGGAGCTCATTCTGTTTCGCTCCATCCCGCAACGCGACGTCAAGCCGCTGGCCAAGGCCCTGTTGAGCCGGTTCGGCAGCCTGTCCGCGGTGCTGTCGGCCCCGTTGGAGGACATGCTTCAGGTCTCCGCGCTCGACAACAAGGGCCGGTCGCTGAAGATGACGCCGGACATCGCGCTCGATCTGCAACTGATGTTCGAGGCGACGCGACGCCTGATGGCCGAGCCGCTGAAACGTTCAACGGTGATTTCAAGCTGGCAGGCGCTGCTGTCCTACCTGCGCGTGACGCTGGCCCACGAACCGCGCGAGCAGTTCCGCCTGCTGTTCCTCGATAAGAAAAACCAGCTCATTGCCGATGAGATCATGAACTACGGCACGGTCGATCACGCCCCGGCCTATCCGCGCGAAATCATGCGCCGGGCGCTGGAGTTGTCGGCCTCATCGGTGATTCTGGTGCACAATCACCCCTCCGGCGACCCCATGCCCTCGCAGGGCGACATCGACATGACCAAAGCCAATATCGCCGCCGGTAAGCCGCTGAAAATCGCGATCCACGACCACCTGATCGTCGGCCGCGAAGGCGTGCTGAGCATGAAACAGGTCGGCGCGATATAA
- a CDS encoding sulfite oxidase heme-binding subunit YedZ: MKAKRGFTLDIALICGLCLMPVLWLVWRFVQNDLGVNPVETVVRQLGVWGLRLLVLGLALTPLARLLRQGRLIRWRRPIGLFAFGYVTLHLLSYVVIDQYFDWAQIWSDILKRPYITFGMVAFVLLIPLALTSFNAAIRRLGGVVWRNLHRLIYVIVPLAALHYFLLVKADKTMPLVYAAIIAILLGWRVWEWARKKV; the protein is encoded by the coding sequence ATGAAGGCGAAGCGCGGGTTTACGCTGGATATCGCCCTAATCTGTGGCCTCTGCCTGATGCCGGTGCTGTGGCTGGTGTGGCGGTTTGTCCAGAACGATCTGGGGGTTAATCCGGTCGAAACGGTGGTGCGGCAACTGGGGGTCTGGGGTCTGCGGTTGCTGGTGCTGGGGTTGGCCCTGACGCCACTGGCGCGTCTGTTGCGGCAGGGGCGGCTGATCCGCTGGCGGCGGCCCATAGGCCTGTTTGCCTTTGGCTATGTGACGCTGCACCTGCTGAGCTATGTGGTGATTGATCAGTATTTCGACTGGGCGCAGATCTGGTCGGATATCCTCAAGCGGCCCTATATCACTTTTGGCATGGTGGCCTTTGTGCTGCTGATCCCGCTGGCGCTGACCTCGTTCAATGCGGCCATCCGACGGTTGGGCGGAGTGGTGTGGCGCAACCTGCACCGGCTGATCTATGTGATCGTGCCGCTGGCGGCTCTGCACTATTTCCTGCTGGTCAAGGCCGACAAGACGATGCCGCTGGTCTATGCGGCGATCATCGCCATCCTGCTGGGCTGGCGTGTGTGGGAGTGGGCGAGGAAGAAGGTTTAG
- the msrP gene encoding protein-methionine-sulfoxide reductase catalytic subunit MsrP produces the protein MLIRHAPDLTENDVTPKDVYIRRREIMAAGIGFGLGLAGTATQAAQVTGKLSAKRTFWTNETPTDLEAVTGYNNFYEFGTDKLEPVKYASALTTRPWTVKLDGDCAKPQTVDIDTLLKGALEERIYRLRCVEGWSMVIPWIGIPLAEVIKRAEPLSKAKYVAFETALRPKEMRGVSDRILQWPYVEGLRMDEAMNPLALLAVGLYGDLLPNQNGAPIRLVVPWKYGFKSIKSIVRISFTTREPPTSWNRYAPREYGFYSNVNPQVDHPRWSQASERRIGEFKRRPTLMFNGYADNVAQLYAGMDLKKYY, from the coding sequence ATGCTGATCCGCCACGCCCCCGACCTGACCGAAAACGATGTCACCCCAAAGGATGTCTATATCCGGCGGCGCGAGATCATGGCGGCGGGGATTGGCTTCGGTCTGGGGTTGGCCGGAACGGCCACACAGGCGGCGCAGGTGACGGGCAAGCTGAGCGCCAAGCGCACCTTCTGGACCAATGAGACGCCGACCGACCTCGAAGCCGTCACGGGCTACAACAACTTTTATGAGTTCGGCACCGATAAGCTGGAACCGGTCAAATACGCCTCGGCCCTGACCACGCGGCCGTGGACGGTGAAGCTCGATGGCGACTGCGCTAAACCCCAGACGGTCGATATCGACACCCTGCTCAAGGGCGCGCTTGAGGAGCGTATTTACCGTCTGCGCTGCGTCGAAGGCTGGTCGATGGTGATTCCGTGGATCGGTATTCCGCTGGCGGAGGTCATCAAACGCGCCGAACCGCTTTCGAAGGCTAAATATGTGGCCTTCGAAACCGCGCTTCGCCCCAAGGAAATGCGTGGCGTGTCCGACCGCATCCTGCAATGGCCCTATGTTGAGGGCCTGCGTATGGATGAGGCGATGAACCCGCTGGCCCTGCTGGCCGTTGGGCTCTATGGCGACCTGCTGCCCAATCAGAATGGCGCCCCGATCCGGCTGGTCGTGCCGTGGAAGTACGGGTTTAAATCCATCAAGTCCATCGTGCGGATTTCGTTCACCACGCGAGAGCCACCGACCTCATGGAACCGTTATGCGCCGCGTGAATACGGCTTTTATTCCAATGTGAACCCGCAGGTCGATCACCCGCGCTGGTCACAGGCATCTGAGCGTCGTATTGGCGAATTCAAACGCCGCCCGACCCTGATGTTCAACGGCTATGCCGACAATGTCGCGCAACTTTATGCCGGTATGGACCTGAAAAAGTACTACTGA
- a CDS encoding D-alanyl-D-alanine carboxypeptidase, with protein sequence MSHTAQTRHTVRVAAKAVNLRAMLATTAAALALIGVLAVSPARAQDPADSDRYAAIVVDAQSGEVFYAMRADSPRYPASLTKIMTLYMAFEEMAQGRLKPDDVITLSAHAASMPPTKSGLRAGDTITVDMAMRLIAAYSANDLAAALGEHIGGSEQRFAALMTVKAQELGMTRSNFVNASGLPDSRQVSSARDFAVLARAVMRDFPQYYEYFHVRSVQFNGRTYSNHNPLLAYPGVDGMKTGFINAAGYNLVASQRKGNHRLIAVMLGGSNKAQRREHVTSLMNTGFDVFARRDKGEQIVVAQNEFRSAMAPKYQVVGDSNALMAALDAQDDEDGTPVQRLSGTAKAPAVVAALSKAEKAAEDKAVAKKTSTTAAAKKKKKDPDAIWAVQVGAFKQKSLAADWAKDIKKRFPSLKGFETDVSENDAGRYRTRFIDMTKAEAQKACKAIEAKRLDCMVVKS encoded by the coding sequence ATGTCTCACACGGCCCAGACACGACACACGGTCAGGGTCGCGGCGAAAGCGGTCAACCTCAGGGCCATGCTGGCGACGACCGCCGCGGCTCTGGCGCTGATCGGTGTGCTGGCCGTATCGCCCGCCCGCGCTCAGGACCCGGCCGACAGCGACCGCTACGCGGCTATTGTCGTTGATGCACAGTCCGGTGAGGTCTTTTACGCCATGCGCGCCGACTCACCGCGCTATCCCGCCTCGCTGACCAAGATCATGACGCTGTACATGGCGTTCGAGGAAATGGCGCAGGGCCGCCTCAAGCCCGATGACGTGATCACCCTGTCTGCCCACGCTGCGTCCATGCCGCCCACCAAGTCGGGCCTCAGGGCCGGCGACACCATCACGGTGGATATGGCCATGCGTCTGATCGCCGCCTATTCTGCCAATGACCTGGCGGCTGCCCTGGGTGAGCATATCGGCGGCTCAGAGCAGCGTTTCGCCGCCCTGATGACCGTCAAGGCGCAGGAACTGGGCATGACGCGCTCGAACTTCGTCAATGCGTCGGGCCTGCCCGATTCGCGTCAGGTGTCTTCGGCGCGCGACTTTGCGGTGCTGGCGCGCGCCGTCATGCGCGACTTTCCGCAATATTACGAATATTTCCACGTGCGGTCGGTGCAGTTCAACGGCCGCACCTATTCGAATCACAATCCGCTGCTGGCCTATCCGGGCGTTGACGGCATGAAGACGGGCTTTATCAATGCCGCCGGCTACAACCTCGTCGCCTCTCAGCGCAAGGGCAATCACCGCCTGATCGCCGTGATGCTCGGTGGATCGAACAAGGCGCAGCGCCGTGAGCACGTCACCAGCCTGATGAACACCGGCTTTGATGTCTTCGCCCGCCGCGACAAGGGTGAGCAGATCGTTGTGGCGCAAAATGAATTCCGCAGCGCCATGGCCCCCAAATATCAGGTGGTGGGTGACTCCAACGCCCTGATGGCCGCCCTTGACGCGCAGGACGACGAAGACGGCACCCCGGTGCAGCGCCTGTCCGGCACCGCCAAGGCCCCCGCCGTGGTGGCCGCGCTCAGCAAGGCCGAAAAGGCCGCAGAGGACAAGGCTGTGGCCAAAAAGACCTCGACCACCGCCGCCGCGAAAAAGAAGAAAAAAGACCCGGACGCCATCTGGGCGGTGCAGGTCGGGGCCTTTAAGCAGAAGTCGCTAGCCGCCGACTGGGCCAAGGACATCAAAAAGCGCTTCCCGAGCCTCAAAGGGTTTGAAACCGACGTGTCGGAAAACGACGCCGGCCGCTATCGCACGCGCTTTATTGACATGACCAAGGCCGAGGCGCAAAAGGCCTGCAAGGCCATCGAAGCCAAGCGTCTCGATTGCATGGTGGTGAAGTCGTAA
- a CDS encoding heat shock protein dnaj domain protein, producing the protein MYLIIAAAAAFALLVWVGRQSRLGKLKPGPWIRQKRALIAVGAVAVAMAGVICVARGQYILASILVSIAFAMAGGARYRPEPRPAGAWTSAEIEAYRTLGLEVGADRRAIVKAWKQRMKAAHPDQGGSDALAAKLNAARDTLLKKR; encoded by the coding sequence GTGTATCTGATCATTGCCGCCGCTGCCGCCTTTGCCCTGCTGGTCTGGGTTGGCCGTCAGTCGCGTCTGGGGAAGCTCAAACCCGGACCGTGGATCAGGCAGAAACGCGCCCTGATCGCTGTAGGGGCTGTGGCTGTGGCCATGGCGGGCGTGATTTGCGTGGCGCGGGGGCAATACATTCTGGCCAGTATTCTGGTGTCCATCGCCTTTGCTATGGCAGGTGGGGCGCGGTATCGTCCTGAGCCCAGACCGGCGGGCGCATGGACCAGCGCCGAGATTGAGGCCTATCGCACGCTTGGGCTGGAGGTCGGGGCGGATCGCCGCGCCATCGTTAAGGCATGGAAGCAGCGGATGAAGGCGGCACACCCGGATCAGGGCGGATCGGATGCGCTTGCGGCGAAGCTTAATGCCGCGCGCGATACGTTGTTGAAGAAGAGATAG
- a CDS encoding division plane positioning ATPase MipZ, which yields MSNARILVFGNEKGGAGKSTVAMHVAAALLYQGKRVAIIDLDLRQRSLAHFFENRKKWAAANEKILPHAVEPFLHKYPAELVKVPDAEAKAAFDRALSEAIDVADYVIIDTPGGDSFLSRRAHAVAHVIITPMNDSFIDFDLLGQVDPVTLDVKRPSIYAETVWNSRKVRATWDGKTIDWIVLRNRLATNQARNAKRIDDRLQALGKRIGFRVAAGLRDRVLYRELFPFGLTVLDLSEEIKPVAVSMAHVSARAEIRAVMLALDLENEAAVSEQLTELGPQLETDEDDFEAAE from the coding sequence ATGTCGAACGCGCGTATTCTGGTTTTTGGCAACGAAAAGGGCGGGGCGGGTAAGTCCACCGTCGCCATGCACGTGGCGGCGGCCTTGCTTTATCAGGGCAAGCGCGTCGCCATTATCGACCTCGACCTGCGGCAGCGTTCGCTGGCGCACTTTTTCGAGAACCGTAAAAAGTGGGCAGCGGCCAATGAGAAGATCCTGCCGCACGCGGTCGAGCCGTTTCTGCATAAATATCCCGCCGAACTGGTCAAGGTGCCGGACGCCGAGGCCAAGGCCGCCTTTGACCGCGCGCTGAGCGAAGCGATCGACGTGGCCGACTATGTGATCATCGATACGCCGGGTGGCGACAGCTTCCTGTCGCGGCGTGCCCATGCGGTGGCGCACGTCATTATCACACCGATGAACGACAGCTTTATCGACTTTGACCTGCTGGGGCAGGTCGATCCGGTGACGCTCGACGTCAAACGCCCGTCCATCTATGCCGAAACCGTGTGGAATTCGCGCAAGGTGCGCGCCACCTGGGACGGCAAGACGATCGATTGGATCGTGCTGCGTAACCGCCTCGCCACCAATCAGGCGCGTAACGCCAAACGTATCGACGACCGGCTTCAGGCGCTGGGCAAGCGGATCGGTTTCCGCGTGGCGGCGGGCCTGCGCGACCGCGTGCTGTACCGCGAGTTGTTCCCGTTCGGGCTGACCGTGCTTGACCTCAGCGAGGAGATCAAGCCCGTGGCCGTGTCCATGGCCCACGTCTCGGCCCGTGCAGAAATCCGTGCCGTCATGCTGGCGCTTGATCTCGAAAACGAGGCGGCGGTGTCGGAACAGTTGACGGAACTGGGGCCTCAGCTAGAAACGGACGAGGACGATTTCGAAGCGGCGGAGTAA